One region of Streptomyces sp. CG4 genomic DNA includes:
- a CDS encoding cytochrome c biogenesis protein CcdA produces MSALVTLALTGQNETVRDGTLLIALPVALLGGLVSFFSPCVLPLVPGYLSYVTGVAGTDLADARRGRMATGAALFVVGFTAVFVSGGALFGFFGSTLQEYKDTLSKVLGVLMVLLGVFFMGLMPWLTQREFRFHRRPTAGLIGAPLLGALFGIGWTPCIGPTLASVIALSSQQASAGRGAILTVAYCLGLGVPFVLTAVAFRKALGAFGWVKRHYVWVMRIGGTMMIVTGVLLLTGAWDSLVQQMQTWSDGFTVGI; encoded by the coding sequence GTGAGCGCACTCGTGACGCTGGCCCTGACGGGCCAGAACGAGACCGTGCGCGACGGCACCCTGCTGATCGCCCTGCCCGTCGCCCTGCTCGGCGGGCTCGTCTCCTTCTTCTCGCCCTGCGTCCTGCCGCTGGTTCCCGGCTACCTCTCCTACGTCACCGGAGTCGCCGGCACCGACCTGGCCGACGCCCGGCGCGGGCGGATGGCCACCGGCGCGGCGCTGTTCGTCGTCGGCTTCACCGCCGTGTTCGTCTCCGGCGGGGCGCTCTTCGGTTTCTTCGGCTCCACCCTGCAGGAGTACAAGGACACGCTGTCCAAGGTGCTCGGCGTGCTCATGGTCCTGCTGGGCGTGTTCTTCATGGGGCTGATGCCCTGGCTGACCCAGCGTGAGTTCCGCTTCCACCGGCGGCCGACCGCAGGGCTGATCGGCGCGCCCCTCCTCGGCGCCCTGTTCGGCATCGGCTGGACGCCCTGCATCGGCCCCACCCTCGCCTCCGTGATCGCCCTGTCCTCCCAGCAGGCGAGCGCCGGCCGGGGCGCGATACTGACCGTCGCCTACTGCCTCGGCCTCGGCGTCCCCTTCGTCCTCACCGCCGTCGCCTTCCGCAAGGCACTCGGCGCGTTCGGCTGGGTCAAGCGCCACTATGTCTGGGTGATGCGCATCGGCGGCACGATGATGATCGTGACCGGTGTGCTGCTGCTCACCGGCGCCTGGGACAGTCTGGTGCAGCAGATGCAGACCTGGTCCGACGGCTTCACTGTGGGGATCTGA